A section of the Devosia rhizoryzae genome encodes:
- a CDS encoding exodeoxyribonuclease III translates to MTLSVVTWNINSVRLRLPMVLDFIGKYQPDVLMLQEIKCTNDQFPRNAFTEAGYPHQAVHGQKGYHGVAIVSKYPLTDISSRVFFDIPESRHVSALVDLGHGPFKLHNFYIPAGGDEPDPEINPKFKHKLGFLDELKTWFGEPLFQRGHLIAGDFNIAPHENDVWSHKQLLKIVSHTPAETERLDALLTGGHGWVDLVRKHVPYDEKLYSWWSYRSADWKNANKGRRLDHIWSTADVAEKSIGAEIIKDYRGYSPQPSDHVPVIARFALP, encoded by the coding sequence ATGACCCTTTCCGTCGTCACCTGGAACATCAATTCGGTCCGCCTGCGCCTGCCCATGGTGCTCGATTTTATCGGCAAGTATCAGCCCGACGTGCTGATGCTGCAGGAGATCAAGTGCACCAACGATCAGTTTCCGCGCAATGCCTTCACCGAAGCCGGTTATCCGCACCAGGCGGTGCACGGGCAGAAGGGCTATCATGGCGTCGCTATCGTCTCGAAATACCCGCTGACTGATATCTCCAGCCGCGTCTTCTTCGACATTCCGGAATCGCGCCACGTCTCGGCGCTGGTCGATCTGGGCCATGGGCCCTTCAAGCTGCACAATTTCTACATCCCGGCAGGCGGTGATGAGCCGGACCCGGAGATCAATCCCAAGTTCAAGCACAAGCTGGGATTTCTCGATGAGCTCAAGACCTGGTTTGGCGAACCCCTGTTCCAGCGCGGTCATCTGATCGCTGGCGATTTCAACATAGCGCCGCACGAAAACGATGTCTGGAGCCACAAGCAACTGCTCAAGATCGTCAGCCACACGCCGGCTGAAACCGAAAGACTAGACGCTTTGCTGACCGGCGGCCATGGCTGGGTCGATCTTGTGCGCAAGCACGTGCCCTATGACGAAAAGCTCTATTCCTGGTGGAGCTATCGCAGTGCCGACTGGAAAAACGCCAACAAGGGCCGCCGGCTCGACCACATCTGGTCGACCGCAGACGTGGCGGAAAAATCGATCGGCGCCGAGATCATTAAGGATTATCGGGGCTATAGCCCACAGCCCAGCGACCACGTGCCGGTGATCGCGCGCTTCG
- the rplS gene encoding 50S ribosomal protein L19 codes for MSSIIEQLNAEQVATLSAKRELPDFTHGDTVKVWVKIREGEKERLQAYEGVVIALNGGGITASFTVRKISYGEGVERVFPLHSPNISSVEVIKRGKVRRAKLYYLRDRRGKSARIFESTNSRTKKIEAGERTAAQAAKEAREAEKIAAAEAFAAEQAAKDAEAAAAAKAAEDAAAASAAETEAKSE; via the coding sequence ATGTCGAGCATCATCGAACAGCTCAATGCCGAGCAGGTTGCTACGCTTTCCGCAAAGCGTGAACTCCCCGATTTCACCCACGGCGACACCGTCAAGGTGTGGGTCAAGATCCGCGAAGGCGAAAAAGAACGCCTCCAGGCCTATGAAGGCGTCGTGATCGCCCTTAACGGCGGCGGCATCACTGCCAGCTTCACCGTGCGCAAGATTTCCTACGGCGAAGGCGTCGAACGCGTTTTCCCGCTGCACTCCCCGAACATCTCTTCGGTGGAAGTGATCAAGCGCGGTAAGGTTCGTCGCGCCAAGCTCTACTACCTGCGCGATCGTCGCGGTAAGTCGGCACGTATTTTCGAATCGACCAATTCGCGCACCAAGAAGATCGAAGCTGGCGAGCGCACAGCCGCCCAGGCTGCCAAGGAAGCCCGCGAAGCTGAAAAGATCGCAGCTGCCGAGGCCTTTGCCGCCGAACAGGCCGCCAAGGATGCAGAAGCTGCAGCCGCAGCCAAGGCCGCCGAAGACGCCGCTGCTGCAAGCGCTGCCGAAACCGAAGCCAAGAGCGAATAA